The following are from one region of the Ruficoccus sp. ZRK36 genome:
- a CDS encoding PEP-CTERM sorting domain-containing protein, translating to MFLPLFTRYLRSQIGRVALLSLGSFALAATSQATVLAYDTFDSYTSGSSLSGLDGGYGWESSWSTNVTTDVSSSSSISFNNGSIVRGGGNSLVISSQSSSSAITRSMASDSSTYTGSTYYTSFIFQVNYGTGTSTTVTNVGYQEGSSFFGVGVDNGTTSSVTSLPQGGMNGARAFARVNASGVTDNVDQNQIKYNNTYFMVVEHVWSGTTNSYSSVNVYLYDEANTISGQVVSYDGTASETSIEQLAMRVFYIGGGDRNGEAYTNDVDLIFDDFLFADSFESATGAIPEPSTYAALAGLAVLGIAVLRRKRRG from the coding sequence ATGTTTCTACCCCTCTTCACTCGATATCTCCGCTCTCAGATCGGGCGGGTTGCACTTCTTTCACTTGGTAGTTTCGCTCTTGCAGCTACCAGTCAGGCTACCGTGCTAGCCTACGATACGTTTGATAGCTACACCTCCGGCAGTTCACTTTCTGGGCTCGATGGCGGCTACGGCTGGGAAAGCAGTTGGTCAACGAATGTGACGACCGATGTCAGTAGCTCATCGAGCATCTCGTTTAACAATGGCAGTATTGTTCGTGGTGGTGGTAACTCTTTGGTTATTAGCTCACAGTCAAGCTCTTCCGCCATCACGCGTAGTATGGCGAGCGACAGTAGCACCTACACAGGCTCGACCTACTATACCAGCTTCATCTTCCAGGTTAATTACGGTACGGGTACGAGTACAACCGTCACGAACGTCGGTTATCAGGAGGGAAGCTCTTTCTTTGGTGTAGGTGTAGATAATGGTACGACTTCATCGGTGACCAGCCTGCCCCAAGGCGGCATGAACGGGGCCAGAGCTTTTGCACGCGTTAATGCAAGCGGTGTAACCGATAATGTTGATCAAAATCAGATTAAATACAATAACACCTACTTTATGGTAGTTGAGCATGTCTGGAGTGGTACGACGAACTCCTACAGCTCAGTGAACGTTTATCTTTACGATGAGGCGAATACCATCAGTGGTCAGGTTGTGTCCTACGACGGTACTGCCAGCGAAACCAGCATCGAGCAGTTGGCCATGCGCGTTTTCTATATTGGTGGAGGTGACCGCAATGGTGAGGCCTACACGAATGACGTCGATTTGATTTTCGATGATTTCCTTTTCGCCGACAGCTTTGAGAGCGCAACCGGGGCTATCCCTGAGCCGAGCACTTATGCGGCACTGGCTGGGCTGGCAGTCCTTGGCATTGCCGTCCTCCGCCGCAAGCGCCGCGGTTAA
- a CDS encoding PEP-CTERM sorting domain-containing protein, producing MSTDVTSSESISYNYNGIVRGGGNSLVVSSQANEAVARSLAGNASTYTGADYYVSFIFQVNYGTGTGQISNSSYSEDSSFFSVGAGETATQAPNLALGGVIGPRPVARINGTGASGSSVADYNTTYFMVIENVWSETYSAYTQTNVYLYDQTGEVAGLAVSTTNTASTQNSMEKLAMRVFYIGGGTNGGVPYTNDVTLTFDDFLFADSFESATGAIPEPGTYAALAGLAVLGVALLRRKRS from the coding sequence GTGAGTACCGACGTCACCAGCTCCGAGAGCATCTCGTACAATTACAACGGCATCGTTCGTGGTGGCGGTAACTCTCTGGTGGTCAGCAGTCAGGCGAATGAAGCGGTTGCCAGAAGTCTGGCCGGCAACGCCTCTACCTACACGGGAGCCGACTATTATGTCAGCTTTATCTTTCAGGTTAACTACGGGACCGGGACCGGGCAGATTTCCAACAGCAGCTATTCCGAAGACAGCTCTTTCTTTTCCGTAGGTGCTGGCGAAACTGCTACGCAGGCTCCTAACCTTGCCTTGGGCGGGGTGATTGGGCCGAGGCCTGTTGCTCGTATCAACGGCACCGGCGCCTCGGGTTCGTCGGTTGCAGATTACAACACGACCTACTTCATGGTGATTGAGAACGTCTGGAGCGAAACGTACAGCGCCTACACCCAGACAAATGTTTACCTCTACGATCAGACCGGTGAGGTTGCCGGGCTTGCAGTCAGCACGACGAATACAGCTTCCACTCAGAACAGCATGGAAAAGCTGGCGATGCGGGTTTTCTACATCGGAGGTGGTACAAACGGGGGCGTGCCCTACACCAACGACGTGACGCTGACCTTTGACGATTTTCTCTTTGCCGATAGTTTCGAGAGCGCAACGGGAGCCATCCCTGAGCCTGGCACCTATGCCGCACTGGCCGGGTTGGCTGTCCTCGGTGTCGCGCTCCTCCGTCGCAAGCGCTCATAG
- a CDS encoding PEP-CTERM sorting domain-containing protein — protein MRFTQLLAPLRLPAALVTLGLLAPAISAHAAALAWDTFEDYTAGSSLNTQNGGTGWTSAWESSNATQVSSTSISYNSGGIVRGGGNSMVISTSSTDALVRDTFTSGQTGSDFYVSMIFQVNNPEMGDTDKVGAGYTDSGSFFVMGANNSSDTGISALSRGGMNGSEINSRVAGDTASTSNNTIYYSTTYFLVVKYGWDATANAYSTVETWLNPTTSTSSGTSVLNEAGAGGSNNIVGIKSRVFYVGMSGSDPVYDNTTTLAFDDIVFGDSFASVTGAIPEPATYAVFAGLAILGIAVLRRRYRS, from the coding sequence ATGCGATTCACCCAACTCCTTGCCCCCCTCCGACTTCCAGCGGCTCTGGTTACATTAGGCCTACTCGCTCCAGCGATCAGTGCGCATGCGGCTGCGCTGGCGTGGGATACCTTCGAAGATTACACAGCCGGCAGCTCATTAAATACCCAGAACGGTGGTACCGGCTGGACGAGTGCCTGGGAAAGCTCAAACGCCACCCAGGTATCATCCACGAGCATCTCCTACAACAGCGGCGGTATTGTCCGCGGAGGTGGGAACTCGATGGTGATCAGCACATCGAGCACAGATGCGCTTGTTCGTGACACTTTCACCAGCGGTCAGACTGGTAGCGACTTTTACGTCAGCATGATTTTCCAGGTCAACAATCCTGAGATGGGTGACACAGACAAAGTGGGGGCTGGCTACACGGACAGTGGCTCATTCTTTGTCATGGGTGCTAATAACAGTTCGGACACGGGGATTTCGGCACTGTCCCGGGGTGGCATGAATGGCAGCGAGATTAACTCGCGCGTCGCTGGCGATACAGCGAGTACCAGTAACAATACGATCTACTATTCCACGACGTACTTTTTAGTCGTTAAATACGGCTGGGATGCCACTGCCAACGCCTACAGTACCGTAGAAACCTGGCTGAACCCCACGACATCCACAAGCAGCGGAACTTCTGTCCTGAACGAAGCCGGAGCGGGTGGTTCGAACAACATCGTCGGTATCAAATCACGCGTCTTCTACGTCGGGATGAGCGGTTCTGATCCGGTATACGACAACACCACGACGTTGGCTTTTGACGACATTGTCTTTGGCGACAGTTTTGCCAGCGTGACCGGAGCGATTCCTGAGCCGGCGACCTACGCGGTCTTTGCCGGGCTGGCCATACTGGGCATCGCAGTTTTGCGGCGCCGGTATCGCTCCTGA
- a CDS encoding PEP-CTERM sorting domain-containing protein (PEP-CTERM proteins occur, often in large numbers, in the proteomes of bacteria that also encode an exosortase, a predicted intramembrane cysteine proteinase. The presence of a PEP-CTERM domain at a protein's C-terminus predicts cleavage within the sorting domain, followed by covalent anchoring to some some component of the (usually Gram-negative) cell surface. Many PEP-CTERM proteins exhibit an unusual sequence composition that includes large numbers of potential glycosylation sites. Expression of one such protein has been shown restore the ability of a bacterium to form floc, a type of biofilm.): MNLTSASTYAMVRDVFESLNTSGADYYLSMAFQIVSESSTGTVGSGTSYFAWGADDDVTYVHNQTLGGTNASNVIARVGDASEYRASTAANLKYGTTYFLVVEYGGWDSGVNGYTTATSWVYADDGEGGTTIVSATKTVVSETTGSKGIIGLNLRTHFITEDTHLLFDDIVFGDSLASVTGAIPEPATYAVFAGLAILGISILRRKRRS; encoded by the coding sequence GTGAACCTGACGTCCGCTAGCACCTATGCCATGGTGCGTGATGTTTTCGAGAGCCTCAATACCAGTGGAGCGGACTACTACCTGAGCATGGCTTTTCAGATCGTAAGTGAGTCGTCTACCGGCACGGTTGGTTCCGGGACCTCATACTTCGCCTGGGGCGCCGATGATGATGTGACTTACGTGCATAATCAGACCCTCGGCGGTACTAATGCATCGAACGTTATTGCCCGTGTGGGGGACGCTAGTGAGTATCGGGCCTCCACAGCGGCCAACCTCAAGTATGGAACGACATATTTCCTGGTCGTCGAGTATGGTGGCTGGGATTCAGGCGTCAATGGCTACACCACTGCGACCTCCTGGGTCTATGCCGACGATGGCGAGGGAGGCACTACCATTGTCTCGGCCACAAAGACCGTAGTGTCGGAGACGACGGGCTCGAAGGGCATTATCGGCCTGAACCTGCGCACGCATTTCATTACGGAAGATACCCACCTTTTGTTCGATGATATTGTCTTCGGAGACAGCCTGGCCAGCGTGACCGGAGCCATTCCTGAGCCGGCGACCTACGCGGTCTTTGCCGGGCTGGCCATACTGGGCATCAGCATTCTTCGCCGTAAGCGTCGCTCCTAG
- a CDS encoding gamma-glutamylcyclotransferase family protein, producing the protein MAPKQSNPAGLRVFVYGTLKPGGFYWGRYAEGKVAAHQPARVRGLLYDLSPGYPGLLEGEGWAQGVLLTLQDEAALQGFDELEGYVEGRPEAENEYQRRSVECWDLDGDSLGQVWVYLMLPEKMREMGGIRLKTESWDGPLPRPS; encoded by the coding sequence ATGGCTCCAAAGCAAAGTAATCCCGCTGGTCTGCGCGTATTCGTCTATGGCACGCTCAAGCCCGGCGGCTTTTACTGGGGCCGCTATGCGGAGGGGAAAGTCGCCGCCCATCAGCCCGCCCGTGTACGTGGCCTGCTCTACGACCTCTCCCCCGGTTATCCCGGGCTACTGGAGGGTGAAGGCTGGGCACAGGGCGTCCTGCTTACCCTGCAGGATGAAGCGGCCCTGCAAGGCTTCGACGAACTCGAAGGCTATGTCGAGGGGCGCCCTGAAGCCGAAAACGAGTACCAACGCCGCAGTGTCGAATGCTGGGACCTCGACGGTGATTCACTCGGACAGGTCTGGGTCTACCTCATGCTCCCCGAGAAGATGCGCGAGATGGGCGGCATCCGCCTGAAGACCGAGAGCTGGGACGGCCCTCTCCCCCGCCCCTCTTAA
- a CDS encoding secretin N-terminal domain-containing protein, which translates to MRFLCLTLLALWMLPVCAFAQGTTEVKLFKLENRDAQELLSVAEQMVSPDGSASVDTRTNTIIANGTSTQLEQLGQLLAELDQALKQVSLTVYVAEINTAMEKRFGLDISRQTVLPRSEFDAALELIDSGQGGRIEQFMEATTMSGDPAYLQVSSDQFVTLGQQEDAWGNPETIYARVPVGEFLQVLPRVKPESGDIDVMLTPVVSRSGGKDDIIVRGAATRITVPDGGTVAIGGSSTTSGSNGKQGIPLIPLEKSRQSGGQRVMIFLSATTESGTNLLPAPPGQMKNYDDPEVVVPGRQMQNRDMHGSKAK; encoded by the coding sequence ATGCGATTCCTCTGCCTGACTCTATTGGCCCTATGGATGCTGCCCGTCTGTGCATTCGCGCAAGGCACGACTGAAGTAAAACTCTTTAAGCTTGAGAACCGTGACGCCCAGGAGCTGCTCTCTGTGGCTGAGCAGATGGTGAGCCCCGACGGCAGCGCCAGCGTTGATACCCGCACGAATACGATCATCGCCAACGGCACCTCCACCCAGCTCGAACAGCTCGGGCAATTGCTTGCCGAGCTGGATCAGGCCCTCAAGCAGGTCTCACTCACCGTCTACGTGGCCGAGATCAACACCGCCATGGAGAAACGCTTCGGCCTCGATATTTCCAGGCAGACGGTGCTTCCGCGCTCGGAATTTGATGCCGCCCTCGAGTTGATCGACTCCGGCCAGGGCGGCCGCATCGAGCAGTTTATGGAGGCGACAACCATGAGCGGCGACCCCGCCTACCTTCAGGTTTCCTCGGACCAGTTTGTCACACTCGGGCAGCAGGAAGATGCATGGGGCAACCCCGAGACCATCTATGCCCGTGTACCCGTCGGCGAATTCCTCCAGGTGCTCCCACGCGTAAAACCGGAGAGCGGCGATATCGACGTGATGCTGACGCCTGTGGTCAGCCGCAGCGGCGGCAAAGACGACATCATCGTGCGTGGCGCCGCAACCCGCATCACCGTGCCCGATGGCGGCACCGTCGCCATCGGCGGCTCCAGCACAACCAGCGGCAGCAACGGCAAGCAGGGCATCCCGCTCATCCCGTTGGAAAAATCCCGCCAGTCCGGCGGACAGCGTGTCATGATCTTTTTGAGTGCCACCACCGAATCCGGCACCAACCTGCTGCCAGCACCTCCCGGCCAGATGAAAAACTACGACGATCCAGAGGTCGTTGTCCCCGGCCGCCAAATGCAAAACCGCGACATGCATGGCTCCAAAGCAAAGTAA
- a CDS encoding glycosyltransferase family 92 protein, translated as MSRRIHKKSLKRWAFLCLSPWLLLRWLAFGLYEWGVGRALVERQKRREAGMDFEHELSVVAIAKNEGLYVREWVEYHRLIGVGQIIFYDNESTDGTAELLQPYIQSGFVKYHTIVGKAQQLPAYNDAVRRYRDTTRFMAFIDLDEFMKTRVDFEPIGEVVSRLIEGRKGAVGIGVNWHVFGGGFHKTRPDGLVIESYTRCSERQTQMNAHIKTICNPRFIKEYISPHFPLYVLGASAISLSGKRIYAWFADPLCDPVIRVNHYSCKSEEDYQIKMARGMGDRIGSYDMTSYRAMDLNDCEDISMMVYACVLKQQISKVMEL; from the coding sequence GTGAGCCGACGTATCCATAAGAAGAGCCTGAAGCGCTGGGCGTTTCTCTGTCTCTCGCCTTGGCTACTGCTGCGTTGGCTGGCTTTCGGTCTTTACGAGTGGGGAGTGGGGCGTGCCCTGGTGGAAAGGCAGAAGCGCCGTGAGGCGGGGATGGACTTTGAGCACGAGTTGTCGGTCGTCGCGATTGCCAAGAACGAGGGTTTGTATGTGCGTGAGTGGGTGGAGTACCACCGGCTGATCGGTGTCGGGCAGATTATCTTTTACGATAACGAAAGCACCGACGGGACGGCCGAGCTTTTACAGCCTTACATTCAGTCCGGGTTTGTGAAGTATCATACCATTGTAGGAAAAGCTCAGCAGCTGCCTGCCTACAACGATGCCGTGCGCCGGTACCGGGACACGACGCGCTTTATGGCCTTTATCGACCTGGACGAGTTCATGAAGACGAGGGTGGATTTTGAGCCGATCGGGGAGGTTGTCTCTCGATTGATAGAGGGCAGAAAGGGCGCGGTTGGCATTGGGGTTAACTGGCATGTCTTCGGAGGGGGCTTTCACAAGACACGCCCTGATGGATTAGTGATCGAGAGTTATACGCGCTGCTCCGAGCGTCAGACTCAGATGAATGCCCACATTAAGACGATTTGTAATCCGCGCTTTATCAAGGAGTACATCAGCCCGCACTTTCCGCTATATGTGCTGGGAGCCTCTGCGATCAGTCTCAGCGGTAAGCGAATCTATGCCTGGTTCGCCGATCCGCTTTGCGACCCGGTCATTCGCGTTAACCACTATTCGTGCAAGTCGGAGGAGGACTATCAGATCAAGATGGCTCGCGGCATGGGCGACCGTATCGGCTCCTACGACATGACCTCGTACCGCGCGATGGATCTGAATGACTGTGAGGACATCTCGATGATGGTCTATGCCTGTGTCCTAAAGCAGCAGATCTCTAAGGTCATGGAGCTATAG